ATTAATTATAGAACGCTGCACGTTTGTGGTCGTGGCATTATCTGATAAACTATTAATTAACGTAAACTACCAATTATTGTCTAGTCTGTGCAACAAATACAATATACTTATTATACGTGTTATCGTCTATGCATGTACACGTAAGACACAAATATGTAAACAACTACTGCCTACCTGTAATCTTAGTATCCAACAGGCAACAGTGGTTAATTTGCAGACACCGGCACTAATTAATCCATCAATGAATCAACATATTATACAGTAGATAAATTATACAGTAGATAAATTGATTATTTATTATATACGGTGTGGAGCTTTGGAAATTGGGATATAGATTGAATTCATATAGACTACTCACATATTGTTGATGACGCCATCTCATACCAATTGGCGTACAACTTCTGTGACTGATATAGTCAGTTTTTCTTTCTTGCTCGAATTAGTTAACTGATATATCTGGTACATGATACTAACATATGAAATTTTAAATTTCTGATTGTTGAAGGTTATATTAATGTTTGGATAAGTGGATACTAGTTAATTTCTGGTACACGATACTACATATGAAATTTTAAATTTCTGATTGTTGAAGGTTATATTAATGTTTGGATAAGTGGATACGAATTCTGTTTAGTCAATTTCAAGCTTGAGTTAGGGTCTACTTGTTGCAAATCAAGTAGGAAACCTAAAATCTAAGAGCCAGCATTAATATCGAAGTGCTTCTCCGGTAGACTTTTTCAAGCCTCAAAGTAAGATATGGCTACTAACGGGATAACCCTTGGTGGATTGAGTATTTTGACATCCTCTTCCTGGCTTTCATACTATATAGAAAGTTGAAATACGATGAAAACATTTTTCATTAATTGTAACTGTGTACAGAGCTAACTATATATAAGTATTTCCGCTCCTCTACTCCTACGTATAGTGTATAAAAATGCATGTATTATGTACATGCATGTATAACTTGACTCCTAATATAGTTTCCATTCTTTTGATTCTCCTGCAAAACAATCCTTCTAGTGTTCATATATTCCCAACAGCCTGATTTGGTCTTACATCTCTAAATATTAGTTGAAAACTAACATTGATCGTCTAATTATTTATCAGTAGATTTCAAATATACATTGCAATTAATATATTTGAAAATGTTCTTTTAAGTTAGAAATAACGAAAGCTCTCGGAATGGATTAACTGCATAAAGAATAAACACGGAATCTATAATATCTATAGGTTAGAATCTGATAATGCTGGTCAACTTTTCCAGTGTCATTTGCTTAAAATAGAAAGACATAAGTCAAAGGAACAACCAATCTTGTGAGTTGTCTAAAAAGACTTGTGTTGTGTCCAGAAAAACAAACACTGTCAGTTTCCTATCTCTCTCCTCAATGTTATTTATATATCTTTTTTATTTCTTGTTTTTTCAGTTGTAACTTACACCGTAAATCACCAAAGTTACCTCTTCTCTTCTTTTGTCGCTTATCCCTCTTTGTCATCATTTCTAACAGAGGAAACTGTAAATAAAAGAGGATTAGAAAATATTTTCACCAAGGCCACCTTTGAGGGGTGAAGATCACTCTGTTGGTCTCACCTTTCTCAAATCCCTTACAAAAGAATCAGTGGTGGAGGGAACACAAAACATATGATCCTGTACGGAGTAGGAACAGGGAATGATGGTGGATCTACCAATCACATATCAGACGGAGGAGGAAGAGTTGCACTGAAGAAAGGGCCATGGACGGCGGCAGAAGATGAGATACTTGCGGCGTACGTTAGAGAGAACGGTGAAGGAAATTGGAACTCCCTTCAGAAACATACATGCCTTGCTCGCTGCGGCAAAAGCTGCCGTCTCCGTTGGGCCAATCACCTCCGACCTAATCTCAAAAAAGGCTCTTTCACAGGTGACGAAGAACGTCTCATTATCCAGCTTCATGCTCAGCTTGGCAACAAATGGGCTCGTATGGCCGCTCAGGTACAAACAACTAATGTTTCTCAATTATGAAAAACTTAATTTGTTTCACATTGTACGAAATACAAAATTAATAAATTTACCTGAAAATTATTAATAATATAAATTTAAAGTGAATTAACCGATCATGAATCAATTAATTTCAATAAATTGAAAGCTCTATTAAAAGTATCAAAGCATTTTATATTTTGAACACCAAATCTTTTCTAAAACATTTTACATTGTGAAACTGGAGGAGCAGTTGTTGTTACCCATGCTACGTGAGGAAACAAAGAACTAATCGTTTCTGCACTTTTTTGTTAAATAGTTACCTGGACGAACAGATAATGAGATTAAGAACTATTGGAACACGAGGTTGAAACGTCTTCAACGCCAAGGACTTCCTCTCTATCCTCCAGATGTCATCCCTAATCATCAGCTCCATCCACATCCACAACATCATCATCATCAACAACATCAACAAATGTATTTCCATCCACACTCATCACAACCAAACACACCGTCATCTTCTCCTCTTCCATCTCCAACACCAGTAAACGCAAATCCCTCATCATCTTTCACTTTTCATACCACAAACGCATCAACCGCTAATCTCCTCCATCCTCTAAGCCCTCACACTCCAACCACACCGCAAACGCCTTCTCAGCTCTCTTCCAGGCCACCTCCACAGCCACTCTCATCTCCTTTATCTTCCCCTCTCAACAACCAATACCCGACTCTTCCTCTTTTCAACAACAATAACAATAACACTAACTTTACTTTCCCTAGACCTCCACCTCTCCTCCAACCGCCTTCTTCACTCTTTGCCAGACGCTACAACAATTCTAACACTCCTCTCAATTACACCAACCGCGTTTCAACCGCACCATTTACCCCTGTTTCAAGAGACTCTTACACTTCCTTTCTGACATTGCCTTACTCTTCCTCTGCTGCTCCAAACACTCGACCCATTACTTACCATAACACTAACAATAATTACTCTTCGTTCTCATTAAACCCTTCATCTTCTTCATATCCTACAACAACTTCTTCCCCAAGCTTTCTTCACTCCCACTACACTCCTAATTCTTCTTCCACCTCCTTTCATACCAACCCGGTTTACACCATGAAGCAAGACCTCCCTTCAAACCAAATCCCTCAGATATGTGCTTTTAATAATGTCAACAACTTCACAGACAATGAGAAAGGTCTTCACAGACGAAGTATAAGCTGCAGCCTCTTAGAGGATGTCATGGAAGAGGCTGAGGCTGTAGACGGTGGAGGCGGAGGCCGACCTCCTAAACGGAGACAACTAACATATTCTCCTCTAAACAATCAACACAACAACAACAACAACAATCACAATGACTTCTTCTCAGTCACTTTTGGACAATATGATTCCTCTGAAAATATATGTTCCTTACAAGGTAAACTAAAACCGCAAAACTTTAGAAATCTAAACTCTGGATACAGTTTTAAAATGTTTTTTTGATTGAAACGCAGATTTGAAACCAAAGGAAGGGGAGTCTCTTGAAATGAACACGATGCAAGACGACATAGCTAAGCTTCTTGACTGGGGAAGTGATAGTGGAGAGATCTCTAATGGACAGTCATCTGCTGTCACTGATGAGAATCTAGTTCTTGATGTTCATCAGTTCGCTTCACTATTTCCGGCGGATTCCACAGCTGCAGCAAACGACAACAATGATAATAATAACTTCTCATGGGACGACTTGGATTGAGTCAGCTGGAAAAAAGATAAAAAAGAATATACGGACCAAGATCAAGAAAAAGATTGATTTTATTTTTATCATTATATATTTTTACATGTATTTGTTGCAAAGTTCCATTTACTATTAAATGTTGTTTCATCCCTTAATTTTGTGATTATGGATACGTTCACGTATTTTTCTTCAAAATCCTTCATATTTTTCTACTTTAGAAAGGAGTTAATATTTTCTCTTAATTTAGTGGACGTCAAATAAATTAAGACTATGATCCATTTTCCCTGACCTGACAAGAGTTATTGTTTCCCTTGTTGCAACATCCAACCCTCACCTAACGATCGACGCTGACGTTAACGTTGACCTCGATCGACCTTCCTCATCCTTCACCGCGGCAGCAGCTAAATTTAACTGAAAGGACGTTCTTGAGTAGAGGGCGGGAGATACATCTCCGACAAAACGATCATGATCTGATCATAAAGACATGTTTCTTGAATCTTGACAGACAAGAAACTCTTACGGGCATGTGGCATTCGAAGCTTTGAGATAAATGAGTTATTTTGTTGCAGCAAAGGAAATGGAATCTGATTGGACTTGAAAAGCTTTGAGATAAATGAGTTCTTTTGTTTGTAGTTTTTCGGAGGAAACAACCATTGATGACTCGATCATTTACGGTCGTTGAAGTTGAGACATGCTCATGGTTGAAGATGCTCTTCATGATGGATATGAACCAAAGGAAGAAGCCCTAAATATCTGCTGAATGATTCTTAGATCACATGATCTTTAACTAATTTTCTCTCTACAATGTGTGAAGATCTAGACTCATGTTAATGTAGGATCAGGAATTGTAATTTCCTTCATTTTCCATTGGTTCAGGAGTTTTGGTTATGAGCAACGTCTCAGTATAATGTAATGATTTTTTCTTCTTTTTTTACACTCAATTTTCTAAAACAATATATTTTAGATAATTTCCTCTTTATATATTTGATTTGTTACTTATTTACGGTAACTATACTAATTTGTTTATTCCACACATTCTCTTATAACTTTCTTAGGGTCACACTAGACATCATTTACAAGCAAACATAATTAGAGAAAGACAACATTTATCAGCAAAGAAAATATAAAAATATTTCAACAAAGAAGCTTTGAGATCCAACGTTTATGTTTACTTCCATATAAACTCAAACCATTTGCCAAAAGCAGCAGTGACAAATAAAAATATAAGACAAGACTTCCAAGTCTGTCTGAACAAAAGAGGTTATCGGATAGCACCGGTCATATTAGCACCACCAAGGTTTGCCCCTTCCAAATGCTGTTACATAAACATATCTCAAGTATTAACTGTTTTAAGCTCTACTCAAAAACTTGAACAAGAGAGAAAAAAATCAATATCAATCTGCGCATGTATGTTTTTGGATTGGACCTACCGCTTCTCTCAGATTCACATGCCTCAAGTAAGCCCGCTGAAGGTTCGCTCCTTTGAAGTTGGCATTACTCAACTTTGCACCCTATACCAGATAAATATTATGTGTTCAAAACCACACTTATCACTGCTTAGATTGTCTCACCATTCACAAAATTAATATATAGCCTGAAACTGTGTAATTACCTTCAAATTTGCACCTTCTAGATTTGCTCCTTCTAAGTTCGCATTTGTAAGGTCTGCATTCTGATAGGCATGAAAGATAATCAAACATAATCTGATTGACATAAGCAATTGAAAGCTAAATTTCTACGAAGATCACTTAAGGCACCTGCAAGTGTGCAGAGCGGAGATCTGCACCACAGAAGCTACAGTCCACTAAGCATGCATCTACAGTACAAAAGTTATGTTTTATAATGTAAAAAAAAATCTCCTTTCATAACAGTTTTGAAAGATCATCAACAAGCAAAATGAAAGGTTAATATAATGCACCTTGTAAATTAGCACTCTGAAGACTTGTACCAGCTAACAACGCTCCTCTAAGGTTTGCGCCAGTAAACTCACACCTTTTTATGGGAAGGATAGAGTTTAAATCTTTCAGCAAGTGTTGTCAAGTATAAATGATCTGATAATAAGATGAGAAAAATTGATGAACTCCTTACTCGCGCAAAATAGCATTGTGAAAGATGGAGCCCCCAGCATCAGCATCCTGTTTGAAACTGAGCATTTTAGTAGTAATTCAGCAGATATATGATTAAGCAAAAAGATCTTCAAGGAAACCGCCATATGATATGATATATAATACTCTTCTCCCTAAGCAGCAGAAACAAAGTTGGTACAGCATACTTACCCGGAATTTGGCTAATTGAAGGTTTGTACGAGAGAAAAACACATTCCTGAGACAAGCATAGCTGAAATCCACAAGGGAGAGGTCCTGCAATATTCAAAAATCAAAAATGTACAATTCCAGAAATACAAGAAGTCAGCTACAAGTACAAGAATCTGAGATTAAGAAATGTTACCAGCTTGGAGAGATCAATTCCAGAAAGATTAACACCTCGAAACCTGACTCTTTCGGATTGTATGCATTTGATGATATCCACACGCGTTAGTTCAGCTTCTACCTCACCAGTTTCTCTCCTTGAAGCTTTTAATATTTCTTTCAGCCCCTGAAAAATAACAAGAAGAGAAGGCAAATGTTTAAGCAAAATGACTCCGGTTATGAGAAAACAGTAAGATGATAGAAAAGTTAAAGCTTACAAGAAGCTGGTAGTAGTCTACTTCGCGCAAAAGCTCAGAACAATCAGGATCTGAGAGAGTAGGAGCAATGCCATCACGCAGCCAGTTTAAGATATGTCGGAAGTGCTTCCCGTCTCTATCTATGAATACATATCCCTGCAACAGTTAAATCAAATACTTTAGTGGATATACTTCTGTCACAAGTGCACATATGCATACTCATATACTATTGAATCAAGAAAGCATATGTCTTTTTCAATTGATTCTATGCATTTCGAAACACCTCTTAAGATGGGTATCTAAAACCAAAGTCTGCATTACTAACTTTTGGTCACAAAATGAAGGCTCGTCGATCCAAGGACCCACTTTTAGAACTCACTGGAAGCCTGTGATATGAAATTAAAGTAACAAAAGAATGCAGATAATACCGTTTTGGATTCGTTGGACATAGCGTGACGGCCACTAAACATGGCAGCGAGCATTGAGTCAGGCTCACGGTTAGTCAAAGTATCAATGGTAGTACAGAACTTCTTCCCACCTGCAAATGAACACCAAAATTTCATAAATGTTTTGAAAAAGAGCAGATGTTTGAGGTTTTATAATCAACCCAATACACATTGAGGTTTAAAACTGAAAATTTTGGTAACTTGAGCATGATGCACCATCTCAATTACAGGACATAGTGTAATATTTGTGATACTATTTAGCAAATGTTTCGTCTTCCAAACAACAAAAGATTCGCTCTAATAAACATATCCTGATGAATGAAAGATTATTACCAATGTTAAGTCGAACCATGGAGGACAATTCAGAAGTCGTGTCCATGGGTGGGAAGAGAAAGAACTTGCTGAAAGTCGATATCTTTGAAATGGGTCTTCTTATACACAAAGAAAAAAACAGACGAATCTAGTTTGAGATCGAGACAAAAAAAAAGGGAGAAGAATGTAGGTTTTAGAAATGAAATCAATATTGGTCTGAAGAATTTGAGTAAAATCGAACAAGCTACCTGTTGAGAACTTGATGATGATAATGACTAATCAGAATCTAGCATCGTAATTCTGTATCAATTTCATCAGCAATGGATTTGGTTTGGAGGATTCACAAAGCTTAGTCAACACTTTGTTCCGACTTTTTTTTTATGCTTTTCCCGAGCAAGGAAAGTATATATGGATTTAATGGATACGATCTGAAAGCCCATTATCACAAATTTAAGCCCAGTTTTTGTTATAATATATGGAGTATAATTTTAGCTGAGATCGGTGAATCAGTTGTATTGTATTAGTAGTACAGTACTACTGCTACGTAGCATACATCTCAATTTTATGCCACGAAAGGAAAATATGTCCAAAATGAAAAAGCAAGGAAAACAGGTTTTCTAATTTGAGTTTGATGATACAAGTTAAGTAGACATGGACGTTACAAAAAAAAGCTTAAGAGCATTGCTACATATTTACCATTCTTTAAAAGACAGAAACAGTTTCGTCAAGAGCTCTCTAGATCATCGTACAACTCTATTTACTAAAAAAACAAGAACGCGGTGTGTTTTGGAACTTTGGAGCAACATTTCTTTTTTTTTTTGGTAAAATATCTTAAGATTTCATTATCAGATTTTAAGTTTTTTACAGACTTGACAAAAATAACTAGTAGCAAACTTGCAAAATGAAACTAACAGAGACTCAAACCTAAGGAAACAAATAAAATGACTCAAGCACATACGCAGTACACAAAGAATACATTGGAGAGGAACCGTCACTTGCCACAGAATCGATCCGCAGTTATAGCGAGAGCTGGACCCGGTAGAGTTTGGCGTACCCGGTGACCAGTTCTTTATGATCGGGTTGTCAAAAACAGCTCGCTAAGCCCTCCCAGTCAGCGGACTTCATGAACCGACGACTGTCACTCGAGACCAAAGTCACACGCCCCAAACAGGTCGAGCTTTATTTGGAGAAGGAGCAACAATGAGCCGCCACACGCTATGAGCCGGACCTGTACATAGTGTTATGAAACATTGGGATAGGGCCCCCACTTCTAAATTTTTTCTATATGTACA
The DNA window shown above is from Brassica oleracea var. oleracea cultivar TO1000 chromosome C3, BOL, whole genome shotgun sequence and carries:
- the LOC106329781 gene encoding LOW QUALITY PROTEIN: uncharacterized protein LOC106329781 (The sequence of the model RefSeq protein was modified relative to this genomic sequence to represent the inferred CDS: deleted 1 base in 1 codon), encoding MKSIFNHEHVSTSTTVNDRVINGCFLRKTTTKELIYLKAFQVQSDSISFAIQETCLYDQIMIVLSEMYLPPSTQERPFS
- the LOC106335056 gene encoding FH protein interacting protein FIP2, whose translation is MDTTSELSSMVRLNIGGKKFCTTIDTLTNREPDSMLAAMFSGRHAMSNESKTGYVFIDRDGKHFRHILNWLRDGIAPTLSDPDCSELLREVDYYQLLGLKEILKASRRETGEVEAELTRVDIIKCIQSERVRFRGVNLSGIDLSKLDLSLVDFSYACLRNVFFSRTNLQLAKFRDADAGGSIFHNAILRECEFTGANLRGALLAGTSLQSANLQDACLVDCSFCGADLRSAHLQNADLTNANLEGANLEGANLKGAKLSNANFKGANLQRAYLRHVNLREAHLEGANLGGANMTGAIR
- the LOC106335055 gene encoding myb-like protein A encodes the protein MILYGVGTGNDGGSTNHISDGGGRVALKKGPWTAAEDEILAAYVRENGEGNWNSLQKHTCLARCGKSCRLRWANHLRPNLKKGSFTGDEERLIIQLHAQLGNKWARMAAQLPGRTDNEIKNYWNTRLKRLQRQGLPLYPPDVIPNHQLHPHPQHHHHQQHQQMYFHPHSSQPNTPSSSPLPSPTPVNANPSSSFTFHTTNASTANLLHPLSPHTPTTPQTPSQLSSRPPPQPLSSPLSSPLNNQYPTLPLFNNNNNNTNFTFPRPPPLLQPPSSLFARRYNNSNTPLNYTNRVSTAPFTPVSRDSYTSFLTLPYSSSAAPNTRPITYHNTNNNYSSFSLNPSSSSYPTTTSSPSFLHSHYTPNSSSTSFHTNPVYTMKQDLPSNQIPQICAFNNVNNFTDNEKGLHRRSISCSLLEDVMEEAEAVDGGGGGRPPKRRQLTYSPLNNQHNNNNNNHNDFFSVTFGQYDSSENICSLQDLKPKEGESLEMNTMQDDIAKLLDWGSDSGEISNGQSSAVTDENLVLDVHQFASLFPADSTAAANDNNDNNNFSWDDLD